In Butyricicoccus intestinisimiae, the DNA window TGCTGGGTGAACGCGGGGTTGCATTTGAAGAAGCTGTGGAGATTGTCACAAAGACCTGCGCATATACCAACCACACCATTCTGGCCGAAGCACTGGAAAAGTGGCCTCGTGCGTATTTGGATGCCGTTGTGCCGCAGCTGATGCCTATTATTGAAAAGCTGGACGCGCTGGCTCGAACCCGCACCGAGGACGAAAGCCTTGCCATCATTGACAGGGAGAATCGGGTGCATATGGCGCATATGGATATTCACTTTACCCATTCCACCAACGGTGTGGCGGCACTGCACACCGAGATTTTGAAAAACTCCGAGCTGCACGGCTTCTATGCGCTGTATCCGGAAAAGTTCAACAACAAGACCAACGGCATCACGTTCCGCCGCTGGCTGCTGGCGTGCGACCCGCGCCTGACAACCGAGCTGGAAAAGCGCATCGGCTCCGGTTTCCGCAAGGACGCAGCCGAGCTGGAAAAGCTGCTGGCTTTTGCCGATGATGAGACCGTGCTGAACGAGCTGACCGCCGTGAAGAAAGCCAATAAGGAAGCGCTGGCGGATTGGCTGCTGCATACCCAGAAGGTGAGCGTCAACACCAATGCGGTGTTCGATATCCAGTCCAAGCGCCTGCACGAGTATAAGCGTCAGCAGCTCAATCTGTTGTATCTCATCCATCAATACCATGAGATCAAGGCAGGACATCTGCCTGCTGTTCCGCTGGTGAGCATCTTCGGTGCCAAGGCGGCACCGGCTTATACGATTGCAAAGGATATCATCCATGCCCTGCTGACCCTGTCTAAGGTAATCGCCGCAGATCCGGAGGTGTCTAAGTGGCTGCAGGTGGTATGTATAGAGAATTACAACGTCACCGCCGCCGAGAAGCTCATCCCTGCCTGTGACCTGTCGGAACAGATCAGCCTTGCGTCCAAGGAAGCTTCCGGTACTGGCAACATGAAGTTCATGCTGAACGGCGCACTGACACTGGGCACGATGGACGGCGCCAATGTGGAAATCAGCCAGCAGGTGGGTGAAGAAAATATTTATATCTTTGGTCAGACCTCCGATCAGGTCATCCATCGCTATGCGGTTGGCGATTACAACCCCGCACAGTGGGTAGAGGGCGATGCCAACATCCGCCGCGCCATCGGATTCCTCACTGGTCCGGAAATGATGGCTGCTGGACGAGCTGAAAATCTGACTCGCCTGCACGATGAACTGATTCGCAAAGATTGGTTCCAGACGCTGCCGGACTTCAATGCATACGTCGTGCGCAAGGGACAGGCGCTCAGCGATTACGCCTGCGATCCACTGGGCTGGCGGCGCAAATGTCTGGTGAACATTGCCAAAGCGGGAATGTTCTCCTCCGACCGCACCATTGCCGAGTACAATCGCGACATCTGGCATCTGGGAGAGTAATTGATATATCTGTATGTTTGATAAGAGCTGCTGCACAATCTTTTGTGCAGCAGTTTTCTTATATGGATGGTACGTCATAAAAGAGAAAATCGACTTTATCGAGCGGTTGTGATATAATAATGCCATTGCGGCGAAGGGAGGAGCCAAGTTGAGCTTATCAGAAACAAAACAGAAAAAATGTATTTGCGCCGGTCTGTTGGCGCATGTTGATGCGGGAAAGACGACTCTTTCCGAAGCCATGCTGTATGTCAGCGGCAACTTGAAAAAATTAGGGCGTGTCGATCATCAGGACGCCTTTTTGGATACTTATCATTTGGAACGAGAGCGCGGCATTACGATTTTCTCCAAACAGGCGATTTTAGAGCGGGAGCACATGCGGCTTATGCTTCTGGATACGCCGGGACATGTGGATTTCTCCACAGAGATGGAGCGAACGCTGCAGGTGCTGGACTATGCGATTTTGGTCATCAGCGGCAGCGCGGGCGTGCAGGGACACACGGAAACGTTGTGGAAGCTGCTGGAGCAGTATCGCATCCCGACATTTGTGTTTATCAATAAAATGGATTTGGATACCGCAGACTATGACACTGTGCTGGCACAGCTCAAAAGCCGGTTGAGTGACAGCTGCGTTGATTTTTCGTTTGACCGAGATGCCGCCCAGCGCGATGAAGAAGCAGCTATGTGTGATGAATCGCTGATGGAAGCGTTTTTGGAAGAAGGCGTACTGACACAGGAACAATTGCGCCATGCTGTTGTGCATCGGCAGATATTTCCTTGTTTTTTCGGCTCTGCGCTCAAGTTGGAAGGCGTGGAAGAATTTTTGGATGGCATCCAAGCATACACCGTCGATCCGGTGTATCCGAAGGAATTTGGCGCGAAAGTATATAAGATTTCCCGCGACCCGCAGGGCAATCGCCTGACATGGATGAAAATTACGGGCGGCGGCCTGAAGGTCAAAACCGTGCTGACCAATGCAGGGCTTTCTGTACAGGAAGAGGATGTCTGGGAAGATAAAGTAGATCAGATTCGTCTGTATTCCGGTGAAAAATATCAGATGACGGACAGCGTACCGGCGGGCAGCGTGTGCGCCGTGACGGGACTGAAACGCACCCAGCCCGGCGATGCGCTGGGATTAGAACCGGTTTCTATCGAGCCGGTTTTGTCACCGGTGCTGACGTATCAGCTGATTTTGCCGGAGGGCACAGACGTCCCGTCTACACTGCGCAGTATCAAACAGCTGGAAGAAGAAGACCCGCAGCTGCATATTATATGGAATGAACGCCTGCAGGAGATTCATATTCAGCTCATGGGTGAAATTCAGCTGGAAATTCTCAAGAGCATGATAGCGGAACGCTTTGGACTTGATGTCTCGTTTGGAGAAGGTCATGTTGTATACAAAGAGACGATTACAGAACCTGTCGAGGGTGTGGGACATTTTGAACCGCTGCGCCATTATGCAGAGGTGCATTTGCTGCTGGAACCGTTGGAGCGCGGCGCAGGCTTGGAATTTGATACGGTTTGCAGTGAGGACAAGCTGGATCGCAATTGGCAGCGTCTGATTTTGACGCATCTGGCAGAGCGCGAACATTTGGGCGTGCTGACCGGTTCACCAATTACCGATATGCGGATAACACTGTTGTCCGGCAAGGCGCATGCCAAGCACACAGAGGGCGGTGATTTCCGGCAGGCAACCTACCGTGCCATTCGGCAGGGCTTGATGAAGGCGCAGTCCATGCTGCTGGAACCGTGGTATGCCTTTCGGCTAGAGGTGCCGCAGGAATTTATCGGACGCGCCATGACGGACATTCCGGCGCGCGGCGGCACGTTTGATCCGCCGGAGACGGACGGAACGTATTCTGTTTTGACGGGCACGGCGCCGGTTTCTTCCATGCGGGATTATCCGATGGAGGTCGTTGCCTATACGCGCGGAACAGGACGCCTTTCGCTGACGGTGGACGGCTATCGTCCTTGCCACGAGGCGGAACAGGTGATTGAACAAGCGGGATATCAGCCGGAAGCGGACTTGGAACACACGCCGGATTCGGTCTTTTGCTCGCACGGAGCAGGCTATCCGGTCAAGTGGAATGAAGTCGAACAGCATATGCATTTGCCGCTGACCTATCAGCCAGCGGGAGAGAAAAAACAAGAAGAACAGGTGATTTCTCGCCCGGTGAAGGCGGCTTACAGCAGCTCGGCACAATTGGACAAAGAACTCAAGAAGATTTTTGAACGGACATACGGCACCATACAGCCCAGAGCGTTCCGGTCACAAAAAGCCATGCGGTATGACCAGCCGCGCGAGGTTTTGCGTCAGTTGGAACCGGCGCGCGATTATCTGCTGGTCGATGGCTATAACATTATTTTCTCATGGGATGATTTGAACGAAATCGCTAGGGACAATATGGATGCGGCGCGGCAGGTGCTGATGGATATGCTGTGCAATTATCAGGCATACCGCCGCTGTGAATTGATTCTGGTGTTCGATGCGTACCGCGTGCCGGGAAGAGCCGGCATGATTGACAGCTATCACAACATCCATGTGGTGTACACCAAAGAGGCAGAGACCGCAGATATGTTCATTGAGAAGGTCTCCTACGAAATCAGCGGCCGCCGCAATGTGCGCGTGGCAACGTCCGACGGCATTGAGCAGATTATTATTTTCTCGCACGGTGCACAGCGCGTTTCTGCGCGGGCATTCCGAGAGGAAGTGGATCAGGTAAATCGGCAGATTGCCGATGCCATTCAGCGGCAAAATCAGCGATAACCAGACGAAAACAAGGAAGAAGGAGACTTCTTCCTTGTTTTTGAAAAAAACATAAAATTTTTGTTGACAAATTGGAAAAGACCATGTATAATAAATATCGTTCTCAAGAGAACAGCAAACCAGCTCGGAAGTTTAGCTCAGCTGGGAGAGCATCTGCCTTACAAGCAGAGGGTCACAGGTTCGAGCCCTGTAACTTCCACCATGAAAAGCACTCCAAACGGAGTGCTTTTTTGTTTGTCAAAAACTCCATGACAAAAGAGTACGCAGTAAAACAGCCAAGTTCTCTTGAATGGGTATTCTTTCATTGGAGAGTATGGTATACTCAGCTCAACAAATCAGAATTTAGAGGATTAAATTATGTGGAATGAATTAGGCATAAGCGGAGGAACCGCAATTGTTATTTTGATTGCGCTGTATTTCGTTATCAAATGGGCAGTGAAAAATGGCATCAAAGAAGCCTATAGTGCTATCACTGGAAAGAAAACCGATGAAGATATCCAAAACGAAAAAGAGTTAAAAGAACTTGGATTAGATTCAGAAGATCATTAACTTCCAGTTTGTCGCACGCGTTCCAAGCAAGGTTTGGGGCGGGCACGCCTCAACAAGAGCGCTTTGGAAACTCGCAAGAGTTGAAGAAGTAAGGAAACATTAGAAATATGAATCGCAAAGAATTAGAACAATATATACAAGAAACATATGTAGCTCAAATCGATTATCCTTGGGTGAAATATCCTAGTCACGAAGTATTTCGCCATGAAAACAATAAAAAATGGTTTGCTCTGGCGATGGATATTCCTAAGAGTAAATTGAGTATTTCGGGCAATGATACCATGTCTGTGGTAAATGTTAAATGCGATAAGATTTTAGTTCCTTCTCTGTGGGAGCGAGATGGGATTTTTCCGGCGTATCACATGAGTAAAGAGCATTGGATTACCATCGCACTGGATGGCAGTGTACCGAATGATACCATAAAAATGCTGCTCGACATGAGCTTTGAAGCGACAAAAAATAAGAGAAAATGATGTACAGATTGTTTTTCTAGAGCTTGTACCAGAAATATGCAACAGCCAGTTGCTTGCTGCGAAACCGGCCGCCGGTTATACTATAGGTATAAGGAGGTGCTTTCTATGGACACCAAAGAGGTACTCTATCAACTTCGCATCAAAAACGGCTTGTCGCAGGATGCACTGGCGGAAAAAGTATTTGTGACAAGACAGGCTGTTTCGGCGTGATTGCCGGCATGGATTTTCTGCTTGTGTGCACGTATGAAAAGGATGGAGTAAATCCGGAATTGGTGTTGTATAAGAAGCGATAAGAAACAGAACAAATGCAAAAAGCACGCGTTCCCGCGTGCTTTTTTGTGCAATCTTTTGATTTTGCACGTGAGATTGGAAAAGTTTGATACGGGTACTTTTTTTTTCGCTTAGAATCGTCTATAATAAAGATACTTTCATGCATAAAAGTATTTTTTGACATACAGGTTCAGGAGGCATTCCGACTATGAAAATTTTAAAGCAGGCAGAGAAAAAGACCTATCAGAGAGATGCTGCCTTGACACATACCGTCATGGACATTATTGAAAATGTGCAGACCAACGGTGACAAGGCGCTGATTGAATACGCGGCAAAATTTGACCACATGGATATTGACACCGTGCGCATTTCTCCGGAGCAGGTCAAGGCTGCCTACGAGCAGGTTGATGAGGAAACCATCGAGACCATTCGATTTGCGGCGGGACAGATTCGCTTCTTTGCAGAAAAGCAGCGTGAGTGCCTGAAGGATCTGAACATTCCGAGCCGCGTAGAGGGCGTAGAAATCGGTCATCGCATGATTCCGGTAGATCGTTGCGGCTGTTATGTACCGGCTGGCCGTCATCCGCTGCCGAGCTCCGCGCTGATGGGCATTGTGACTGCAAAGGCAGCCGGTGTGCAGGAGGTTTGCGCCTGCTCTCCGGCATACGCTGGTTATGGCACGATTCATCCGGCTGTTCTGGTTGCGATGGATATTGCCGGTGCGGATGAAATTTATTGCATGGGCGGCGCACAGGCAGTCGCAGCCTTTGCTTACGGCACGCAGAGCATCAAGAAGGTGGATTTGATTGTCGGCCCGGGCAACAAGTTTGTCACGGAGGCAAAGCGTCAAGTGCTGGGCGATGTCGGCATTGACAGTCTGGCAGGCCCGAGTGAAGTACTGATTGTCGCTGATCACACCGCAGATCCGGAATTTTTGGCGATTGACTTGCTGGCACAGGCAGAGCATGACCCGAACTCCAAGGCGATTCTCGTCTGCACCGATCGGGCAACCATTGACGAGACCATGAAGAAAATGGATCGTTTGATTACCACCCTGAACACAGAAGATGTATGCCGCCAGTCTTGGAAGGACAACGGTGCGATATATCTGGCGGATTCCATGCAGGAAGCCATTGATTTGGCAAATGAGATTGCACCGGAGCATTTAGAGATTGAGACCGACAACGAGCGCGAAGTTGCGCAGCAAATGCGCCATTACGGCTCTCTGTTTGTCGGACATTATGCGCCGGTCGCATTCGGTGACTTTGTGTCCGGCCCGAACCACACCCTGCCGACGATGGGAACCGCGCGCTATTCCAACGGCGTGTGGGTCGGCACGTTCATCAAGACGCCGTTCCATCAGTTTGTCAACAAGCAGGGCTGCCTGAATCTGGCACAGCCGACGATGAACTTTGCAAATATCGAAGGTCTTCCGGCACACCGCGATTCGGTTCGCCTGCGCGTGGAGAGAATGAAATAAAAACTGCACGAGCACAAAACGGGGGCACACACGGTGTGTCCTCTTTTTTGTGCCCACTTTTGAAAAACTTTGCATTAATTTGCGCAAACGCACCGATTGAAAGAAAAAGATGTCTATGCTTTTGTGCAACTTTTTTCAAATGATTTTATGAAAATTGTTAAAAATATGACTATAACTGCGTGAAAAAGTTCAGATTTCCAAAGTCGGTCAAAAAAGTGCACAAAATTGAATGACAATGATTGAAATTGAATGTTGAAAATGTTATAATTGATGTCACAGAGAGGGAATTGACATGATCGCTGAAACCAGACACCAGATGATTTTGGATATTTTACATAAACAACGATCCGCCAGTGTGCAGGAGCTGGCCGAACAGCTGCACATCAGTGAATCGACCATTCGGCGTGATCTGATTGTTTTGGATCGTCAGGGAAAGCTGACGAAGGTATATGGCGGAGCCATGGCAATGCACATGGAGCCAGCATACGACCCGTATGAGCCGGATATGGACACAAAAGAGGTTCTGTTTGTAGAAGAAAAGAAGCGCATGGGGCAATACGCCGCATCGCTGATCCGAGCAGATGATTTTGTGTATATTGATGCCGGAACCAGTACCATCCATTTGGTCAATGCCATTGACGGAGATGCAAAAAAAGCGGTGTACGTCACAAACGGACTGCTGCACACGCGCATTTTGGCGCGAAAAGGATGCATTGTGTATGTTCCGGCGGGACGCGTCAAGCCGCGCACCGAAGCCATCGTAGGCGCGGCTGTTCTCAACAGTCTGCGTCGCTACAATTTTACCAAAGCATTTATGGGAGCCAACGGCATTTCCATTGAGCGCGGATTTATGACACCGACCATCGAGGAAGCCGAGCTGAAGGCGGCGGCGATTCAGTCGTCACTGGAAAGCTGGTTTCTTGCAGATGAAAGCAAGTTTAATAAGATCTGTGCCGCGGGTATCTGTGACTTGGGACAGGCAAACATCATTACAAACCGCCTGCCGGATGTCAGATATGCGGAAAAAACATTGGTGAAGGAGATTGACAGAGAATGATTTATACTGTAACCTTTAATCCAGCCATTGATTATGTGGTTCACTTACAGGGAGAGCTCAAACAGGAAGGCATTAACAGAAACACAGCGGAAGAATATCAGTTCGGCGGAAAAGGAATCAATGTTTCCAATGTGCTGCGCACGCTGGGTGTGGAATCTGAAGCGTTGGGCTTTGTCGCTGGATTTACCGGCGAAGGGCTGGAAAAAGGATTACAGGCGAGCGGTCTGCACACGGATTTCATTCATGTGGCAGAAGGCATGACCCGCATCAATGTAAAAATCAAAGCGGAACAGGAAGCGGAAATCAACGGCATCGGTCCTAACATTACGCAGGAGGATATGAAGCAGCTGTATCAAAAGCTGGATCAGATTCAGGCGGGCGATACCTTGGTGCTGTCCGGTTCGATTCCATCGTGTCTTGCCAGTGACACCTATGAGAAAATTATGGCGCATCTGGCGGACAAGGACATTCGCATTGTCGTGGATGCGACGCGCGATTTGCTCGTCAATGTGCTCAAGTACCATCCGTTCCTCATCAAGCCGAACAATCATGAGCTGGGCGAAATCTTCAACACGATTCTCAAGACAGATGAAGAAATTGCCAACTGCGCGAGAAAGCTGCAGGAAATGGGCGGCAGAAATATTCTGGTCTCTATGGCAGGAGACGGCGCGCTGCTGTTGGATGAGAACGGAGAAGTGCATCGCATCGGCTGCCCGAAGGGCAGTGTACAGAACAGCGTTGGCGCCGGTGATTCCATGGTAGCGGGCTTCTTGGCTGGCTATCTCACCAAGCAGGATTACAGCTACGCGCTGAAGCTCGGCACAGCTGCCGGCAGTGCTACTGCTTTCTCGATTGGTCTGGCGGAAAAACAGGATATTGATCAGCTGTTAGAGACGCTGTGAGAGAAAAGAAATAAGAGAAAGAGGGATGCATATGAAGCTGATTGAATTGTTCAGCTGCGATGCAACGGCGCTCAACGTCAAAGCAAAAGACAAAGATGCCGTCATCAATAAGCTGGTAGATCTTCAGTTCACGCATGGAAATATCACGGATAAAGAAGCATATAAAAAGGCAATTTATGCGCGTGAAGCCGAATTCTCTACATATGTAGGCGAAGGAATCGCAGTTCCGCACGCCAAGACAGATGTTGTTACAGCGCCGAGTCTGGCGGTTGTCCGATTGGCAGAACCCATTCAGTACAACGAAGATGATGATGACAAGAGCAGTCTGTTTTTCATGATTGCAGCGCCAATGAACGGCAATCTGCACGTGGATATGCTGGCGCGCATGATGAGCCTGCTGGCAAATGAAGAGTTTGTAGCAAAGCTGAATGCGGCGAAAACACCGCAGGAGTTCCTTGATTTGATTGCAAAGGAAGAGGAACAGAATTTCGGCAATGAAAGCTTTACCGAGGAAGAAGTTCCGCAGGCGGGATACCGCATTTTGTGTGTAACCGCATGCCCGACCGGCATTGCGCACACATACATGGCAGCGGAGAACCTGCAAAAAGCAGGCGCTGCGATGGGCATTCCGACCAAGGTAGAAACCAATGGTTCCGGCGGCGTGAAAAATGCGCTGACCGCAGAGGAAATTGCAAAATGTGACGGCATTATTATCGCGGCAGATAAAAATGTAGAAATGGCTCGGTTTGACGGCAAACCGGTAGTTATCACCCGCGTTGCCGACGGCATCCATAAGCCGGAAGAGCTGATTAACAAGATCGTGAACGGCGAAGCGCCGATTTATCACGCGACGGGCGGCGCACCGGCTGCTGCTCCAAACGAATCCGCAGGCAGTGCGATTTACAAGCACTTGATGAACGGCGTGTCGCATATGCTTCCGTTCGTTGTCGGCGGCGGTATTATGATCGCGCTGGCGTTCCTGCTCGATGATTATTCCATTGATCCTTCCAATTTCGGCATGAACACGCCGCTGGCTGCATTTTTCAAAACAGTCGGCAATGCGGCATTCGGATTTATGCTTCCGATTTTGGCTGGCTTCATCGCCATGTCCATTGCGGACAGACCGGGCTTGGCAGTTGGTTTTGCGGGCGGCGTGCTCGCGATGAACGGCACCTCGTTTACCGGCCTGATGAACGGAGATATTACAGGCGTATCCGGCGGTTTCTTGGCAGCATTGCTTGCGGGCTTTGCAGCGGGATATCTGGTACGATTCTTGGAAAAGATAACGGAGAAGATGCCAAAGGCAATGGATGGTATCCGTCCGATGCTGATTTATCCGCTTGGCGGCATTCTTCTGATTGGCATTTTGATGTGTGCGATTAACCCGCTGATGGGTGCCATCAACACCGGCATTTCTTGGGTTTTGAATTCGATGGGCGGTTCTTCCAAAATCCTGCTCGGCTGTGTCCTCGGCGGCATGATGAGTGTGGACATGGGCGGACCGATCAACAAGGCGGCATATGTATTTGGTACGGCCGCGCTGTCCATGGGACAGTTTGACGTTATGGCAGCGGTTATGATCGGCGGCATGGTTCCTCCGATTGCTATCGCCCTGTCCTGCACGTTCTTCCCGAAGAAGTGGACGACAGAAGAGCGCAACAATGGCTTGGTAAACTATGTCATGGGTCTGTGCTTTATCTCAGAAGGCGCCATCCCGTATGCGGCAGCAGATCCGGGACGAGTGCTCCCGTCCTGCATCGTTGGCTCTGCCATCGCAGGCGGCCTGTCTATGGCATTTGGCTGCACCCTGCAGGCACCGCACGGCGGCATCTTTGTATTCCCGACTGTGGGACATCCACTGATGTATGTGGTCGCTCTGCTCATTGGCTCGATTGTCGGCGCCGTGATTCTGTCGGCACTGAAAAAAACAAAGGCTGAATAAGCAAAAAACGCTTTTTATTATGTAAATACTTGGAAAGGAGATTTTTATTATGCTGCGTTTTGAGTACACCGTAACGGATCCGGAGGGCTTCCACGCACGTCCGGCAGGCATGTTTGTCAAGGAGGCAAAGAAGTACGACTGCGTTACAACCGTTGAAAAGAACGGCAAGAAGGCAGATGCACGCAAGATGTTCGGCCTGATGGGTCTTGGCATCAAGGGCGGCGACACCATCGCAATCAGCGTAGAAGGTGCGCAGGAAGAAGAAGCTGCCGCTGGCCTGAAGGCATTTATGGAAGCAAACCTGTAAAAGTCAACAAATTATTTCGTCAACTCTATTTTATTTATCTATTCCCAAAGGTGTCACGCCTTGCGCGTGCACCATCGAAAGCAACGGTTTTCTTGGTTTGCAGGATGTCGACAAAAACAACTTTTGCTGGAACAACACAAAAACAAAACACAAATAGGTTATTTATCTTGTAAAATCGAGATCAAACTGTTTCGCCGCGCAAATGCACATATGTGTGTATTTGCGCGGCTTTTCTTATATTTTGCAGAAATGTGCGGTAAAATATAATTGTAACAAGAAAACAATTGTGGTAAAATAAAACCAGAAAAAAAGAGATGGGAGGGCGGATGATGGAATATCGGTTATTGGCAACTGATTTGGATGGAACATTGCTCAATGCGAAAAAAGAAATTTCCTCTGAGAATGTTGTGGCGATCAATCGTGCGCTGGATATGGGGAAACAAGTGATTTTTTCCACCGGACGCGCCTTGGGAGAAGTAAAACAGTTTTTTCCGCTGTTTCCGCAAATGCGATATGTGCTGTGCGAGAGCGGCGGCCTGCTGTACGATTGGCAGGAACAGTGTGTTATCAGCAGACAAGTGCTCGCCCCTGACATTACGCGGGCTGTTTTGCGCTATGCACAGCCGCGCGACATCATGATTCAGATTATGACGAACGGCGAATCCGTCATCAGCGAAAACAGCATTGCCGTCTTGGAGCATTATCGCAATGAATATTTGCGGGAGCATTTTTTGCACCATGTGCGTTTGGTAGAGGATGTCGCTGCGTACTGCAAGGAGCATGCGTATTTGGCGGAAAAAATCTGCCTGTATCATCCGGACACAACCGCGCGGGTGCAGTCGCTGAAGCAGCTGGAACAGCTGGAAGTTACCGCGGCGTTTTCCGAGCGCACATCGCTGGAGCTGACGCCCATCGGTGTGGACAAGGGCAAGGGTCTGTGCAAGCTGTGTCAGGAATTACATATCCCGCTGGAGCAGGTTATCGCCATTGGTGATGCGCCG includes these proteins:
- a CDS encoding glycogen/starch/alpha-glucan phosphorylase, whose translation is MNFTETLQNLTGKPLAHCTNQELYLALLELVRRKSADRVQPVTGRKLYYISAEFLIGKLLSNNLINLGLYDEARDALAAAGKCLSDIEEVEPEPSLGNGGLGRLAACFLDSLATLGLPGDGVGLRYHFGLFHQSFEDGVQNEKPDPWLTEHSWAEKTDITYPVQLAGKEYTARLYKLAVTGYEGRTNTLNLFDLDTIDESIVHDGIAFDKTAIDKNLTLFLYPDDSDEAGHRLRVYQQYLMVSAGAQLILAECAARGCKYHDLADYAAIQINDTHPSMVIPELIRLLGERGVAFEEAVEIVTKTCAYTNHTILAEALEKWPRAYLDAVVPQLMPIIEKLDALARTRTEDESLAIIDRENRVHMAHMDIHFTHSTNGVAALHTEILKNSELHGFYALYPEKFNNKTNGITFRRWLLACDPRLTTELEKRIGSGFRKDAAELEKLLAFADDETVLNELTAVKKANKEALADWLLHTQKVSVNTNAVFDIQSKRLHEYKRQQLNLLYLIHQYHEIKAGHLPAVPLVSIFGAKAAPAYTIAKDIIHALLTLSKVIAADPEVSKWLQVVCIENYNVTAAEKLIPACDLSEQISLASKEASGTGNMKFMLNGALTLGTMDGANVEISQQVGEENIYIFGQTSDQVIHRYAVGDYNPAQWVEGDANIRRAIGFLTGPEMMAAGRAENLTRLHDELIRKDWFQTLPDFNAYVVRKGQALSDYACDPLGWRRKCLVNIAKAGMFSSDRTIAEYNRDIWHLGE
- a CDS encoding translation factor GTPase family protein; protein product: MSLSETKQKKCICAGLLAHVDAGKTTLSEAMLYVSGNLKKLGRVDHQDAFLDTYHLERERGITIFSKQAILEREHMRLMLLDTPGHVDFSTEMERTLQVLDYAILVISGSAGVQGHTETLWKLLEQYRIPTFVFINKMDLDTADYDTVLAQLKSRLSDSCVDFSFDRDAAQRDEEAAMCDESLMEAFLEEGVLTQEQLRHAVVHRQIFPCFFGSALKLEGVEEFLDGIQAYTVDPVYPKEFGAKVYKISRDPQGNRLTWMKITGGGLKVKTVLTNAGLSVQEEDVWEDKVDQIRLYSGEKYQMTDSVPAGSVCAVTGLKRTQPGDALGLEPVSIEPVLSPVLTYQLILPEGTDVPSTLRSIKQLEEEDPQLHIIWNERLQEIHIQLMGEIQLEILKSMIAERFGLDVSFGEGHVVYKETITEPVEGVGHFEPLRHYAEVHLLLEPLERGAGLEFDTVCSEDKLDRNWQRLILTHLAEREHLGVLTGSPITDMRITLLSGKAHAKHTEGGDFRQATYRAIRQGLMKAQSMLLEPWYAFRLEVPQEFIGRAMTDIPARGGTFDPPETDGTYSVLTGTAPVSSMRDYPMEVVAYTRGTGRLSLTVDGYRPCHEAEQVIEQAGYQPEADLEHTPDSVFCSHGAGYPVKWNEVEQHMHLPLTYQPAGEKKQEEQVISRPVKAAYSSSAQLDKELKKIFERTYGTIQPRAFRSQKAMRYDQPREVLRQLEPARDYLLVDGYNIIFSWDDLNEIARDNMDAARQVLMDMLCNYQAYRRCELILVFDAYRVPGRAGMIDSYHNIHVVYTKEAETADMFIEKVSYEISGRRNVRVATSDGIEQIIIFSHGAQRVSARAFREEVDQVNRQIADAIQRQNQR
- a CDS encoding DUF6019 family protein — its product is MWNELGISGGTAIVILIALYFVIKWAVKNGIKEAYSAITGKKTDEDIQNEKELKELGLDSEDH
- a CDS encoding MmcQ/YjbR family DNA-binding protein, producing the protein MNRKELEQYIQETYVAQIDYPWVKYPSHEVFRHENNKKWFALAMDIPKSKLSISGNDTMSVVNVKCDKILVPSLWERDGIFPAYHMSKEHWITIALDGSVPNDTIKMLLDMSFEATKNKRK
- a CDS encoding helix-turn-helix domain-containing protein, whose product is MDTKEVLYQLRIKNGLSQDALAEKVFVTRQAVSA
- the hisD gene encoding histidinol dehydrogenase; amino-acid sequence: MKILKQAEKKTYQRDAALTHTVMDIIENVQTNGDKALIEYAAKFDHMDIDTVRISPEQVKAAYEQVDEETIETIRFAAGQIRFFAEKQRECLKDLNIPSRVEGVEIGHRMIPVDRCGCYVPAGRHPLPSSALMGIVTAKAAGVQEVCACSPAYAGYGTIHPAVLVAMDIAGADEIYCMGGAQAVAAFAYGTQSIKKVDLIVGPGNKFVTEAKRQVLGDVGIDSLAGPSEVLIVADHTADPEFLAIDLLAQAEHDPNSKAILVCTDRATIDETMKKMDRLITTLNTEDVCRQSWKDNGAIYLADSMQEAIDLANEIAPEHLEIETDNEREVAQQMRHYGSLFVGHYAPVAFGDFVSGPNHTLPTMGTARYSNGVWVGTFIKTPFHQFVNKQGCLNLAQPTMNFANIEGLPAHRDSVRLRVERMK
- a CDS encoding DeoR/GlpR family DNA-binding transcription regulator; its protein translation is MIAETRHQMILDILHKQRSASVQELAEQLHISESTIRRDLIVLDRQGKLTKVYGGAMAMHMEPAYDPYEPDMDTKEVLFVEEKKRMGQYAASLIRADDFVYIDAGTSTIHLVNAIDGDAKKAVYVTNGLLHTRILARKGCIVYVPAGRVKPRTEAIVGAAVLNSLRRYNFTKAFMGANGISIERGFMTPTIEEAELKAAAIQSSLESWFLADESKFNKICAAGICDLGQANIITNRLPDVRYAEKTLVKEIDRE
- the pfkB gene encoding 1-phosphofructokinase, with the translated sequence MIYTVTFNPAIDYVVHLQGELKQEGINRNTAEEYQFGGKGINVSNVLRTLGVESEALGFVAGFTGEGLEKGLQASGLHTDFIHVAEGMTRINVKIKAEQEAEINGIGPNITQEDMKQLYQKLDQIQAGDTLVLSGSIPSCLASDTYEKIMAHLADKDIRIVVDATRDLLVNVLKYHPFLIKPNNHELGEIFNTILKTDEEIANCARKLQEMGGRNILVSMAGDGALLLDENGEVHRIGCPKGSVQNSVGAGDSMVAGFLAGYLTKQDYSYALKLGTAAGSATAFSIGLAEKQDIDQLLETL